The nucleotide window TTCGGGTTCTATGTCCACAAGGGCCTGTTCGAGGAATACGCCGCCTTCGGCCGCGGCCATGGCCACGACCTGGCCCCGTTCGACGACTACCACAAGGCGCGCGGCCTGCGCTGGCCGGTGGTGAAGGGCAAGGAGACGCGCTGGCGCTATCGCGAAGGCGCGGACCCGTACGTCAAGGCCGGCACGGGCTTCGAGTTCTACGGCAACAAGGACGGCAAGGCGGTGATCTGGGCGCTGCCGTACGAGCCGCCGGCGGAATCGCCCGACGACGACTTCGACCTGTGGCTGGTCACCGGCCGCGTGCTGGAACACTGGCATTCGGGTTCGATGACGATGCGCGTGCCGGAGCTGTACAAGGCCTTCCCCGCCGCGGTGGTGTTCATGAATCCGGACGATGCGAAGGACCGAGGCCTCAAGCGCGGCGATGAGATCATCGTGGCCTCGCGGCGCGGCGAGATGCGCTCGCGGGTGGAGACGCGCGGCCGCAACCGCATGCCGCGCGGGGTGGTGTTCGTACCGTGGTTCGACGCGGGCCAGCTGATCAACAAGGTCACCCTGGACGCCACCGATCCGATTTCCAAGCAGACCGACTACAAGAAGTGCGCGGTCAAGGTCGTGGCCGCATAGGAGGCTCGCCATGCAGAACAAGCAGCTGTGGATCGCGGTGGGGCTGGTGGGGGTGCTGATGGCGCTGGTGTTCGCGGCGGGCTGGCTGGTGGGCCGGCCGAAGCACGTGGACGCCGCGGCGGACGCTTCGCCCGTGCCGGTGGAGGCGCGCGCGGTGTTCATCCCGGGCGCGGGACAGATCGATGCGCTGCGCCGGGGCGTGCCGGTGGACCAGGAAGGGCACCCGCCGCCGCTCGCGCACGTGGAGAACGCCGATCTCAGGCGCGCGCGCGCCTACCCGATGCAGCCGCCGACCATCCCGCACACGATCGATGGCTACCAGGTCGACCGCAACAGCAACCGCTGCATGCTGTGCCACGCGCGCGCCAACGCGGCCACCTTCCAGGCGCCACCGGTCAGCGTGACCCACTACATGGACCGCGACGACCAGTTCCTGGCGACCATCTCGCCGCGCCGCTATTTCTGCAACCAGTGCCACGTGGTGCAGACCGATGCGCCGGTGCTGGTGGCCAACCAGTTCCGCGACATCGACAGCGTGCTGTCGCCGCCGCCGACGGCGAAGGAGTAGCCCATGTGGCCTCGGGTGAAGCAGCAGGTGCTGGGGCTGTGGCGGACGCTGCGACTGCCCAGCCGGCACTACAGCCTGGGTTTCCTGACGGTGGCCGGATTCATCGCCGGCATCCTGTTCTGGGGCGGGTTCAACACGGCGCTGGAGGCCACCAACACCGAAGCCTTCTGCACCAGCTGCCACGAGATGCAGGACAACGTCTTCGAGGAGTTGAAGACCACCATCCACTACAGCAACCGCTCGGGCGTGCGCGCGACCTGCCCGGACTGCCATGTGCCGCACAACTGGACCGACAAGATCGCACGCAAGATGCAGGCCTCCAAGGAGGTATGGGGCAAGATCTTCGGCACGATCAACACGCGCGAGAAGTTCCTGGACGAGCGCCTGATCCTGGCCACGCACGAATGGAACCGGTTGAAGGCCAACGATTCGCTGGAATGCCGCAACTGCCACGACTACGACTCGATGGACCTCACCCGCCAGGGTTCGCGCGCGTCCCAGGTGCACAAGCTGTGGCTGGGCACCGGCAAGAAGACCTGCATCGACTGCCACAAGGGCGTGGCGCACCGCCTGCCCGACATGACCGGCGTGCCGCAGGGATGAAGCGCTAGAGCCGCGCCGCGTCGGCGCGCGCGCGGATCTGGGCGAAG belongs to Pseudoxanthomonas sp. F37 and includes:
- a CDS encoding nitrate reductase cytochrome c-type subunit — its product is MQNKQLWIAVGLVGVLMALVFAAGWLVGRPKHVDAAADASPVPVEARAVFIPGAGQIDALRRGVPVDQEGHPPPLAHVENADLRRARAYPMQPPTIPHTIDGYQVDRNSNRCMLCHARANAATFQAPPVSVTHYMDRDDQFLATISPRRYFCNQCHVVQTDAPVLVANQFRDIDSVLSPPPTAKE
- a CDS encoding NapC/NirT family cytochrome c, which encodes MWPRVKQQVLGLWRTLRLPSRHYSLGFLTVAGFIAGILFWGGFNTALEATNTEAFCTSCHEMQDNVFEELKTTIHYSNRSGVRATCPDCHVPHNWTDKIARKMQASKEVWGKIFGTINTREKFLDERLILATHEWNRLKANDSLECRNCHDYDSMDLTRQGSRASQVHKLWLGTGKKTCIDCHKGVAHRLPDMTGVPQG